From a region of the Acinetobacter larvae genome:
- a CDS encoding lipopolysaccharide assembly protein LapA domain-containing protein: MRYILVALLIVIFGYALALVLQNSAEVEVDLLFTQVPVMRLGLLVLLTLSIGIVVGLLLGVQVFRVFQNSWEIKRLRKEIDYLHKEQIHAAQTAAAEAAANMRHEKTVLDIRSDQNNSTQV, from the coding sequence ATGCGCTATATTCTAGTTGCTCTATTAATTGTTATTTTTGGATATGCTTTAGCATTGGTCTTGCAAAATAGTGCGGAAGTTGAAGTTGACTTATTGTTTACTCAAGTTCCGGTCATGCGCCTAGGTCTTTTGGTGTTGCTAACATTATCCATTGGTATCGTGGTGGGGTTGTTATTGGGGGTACAGGTGTTCCGTGTATTCCAAAACAGTTGGGAAATTAAGCGCCTACGTAAAGAGATTGATTATTTACACAAAGAGCAAATTCATGCTGCCCAAACTGCTGCTGCTGAGGCTGCAGCCAATATGCGTCATGAAAAAACAGTATTAGATATTAGAAGTGATCAAAATAATTCGACGCAAGTTTAA
- the tadA gene encoding tRNA adenosine(34) deaminase TadA yields the protein MTQQQDFSLEDQQWMQLAYAQAEQAAALGEIPVGAVIVSAGQVIGAGYNCPISTLDSTAHAEIQALRAACQHTENYRLPAQATLYVTLEPCTMCVGALIHARIQRVVFAATEPKAGSLVSARRLLENGYYNHVFVYEGGCLAQQCSALLSDFFKQRRAQKKQRKQEVQSAAMHDHK from the coding sequence ATGACGCAACAGCAGGACTTTAGTTTAGAGGATCAACAGTGGATGCAGCTGGCTTATGCGCAAGCAGAGCAAGCTGCTGCCCTTGGTGAAATTCCTGTTGGGGCAGTGATTGTCAGTGCAGGTCAAGTGATTGGTGCGGGGTATAACTGTCCAATCTCGACACTGGACTCCACTGCTCATGCAGAGATCCAAGCCTTACGTGCGGCATGTCAGCATACTGAAAATTATCGTCTGCCAGCGCAAGCCACTTTATATGTCACACTAGAGCCCTGTACCATGTGTGTGGGGGCTTTAATTCATGCCCGTATTCAACGGGTAGTCTTTGCAGCCACGGAGCCTAAAGCTGGCTCTTTGGTCAGTGCGCGACGTTTACTAGAAAATGGTTATTATAATCATGTGTTTGTTTATGAGGGCGGCTGTTTGGCGCAGCAATGTTCAGCTTTATTATCAGATTTTTTTAAACAACGTCGTGCGCAAAAAAAACAACGCAAACAAGAAGTACAATCTGCTGCAATGCACGATCACAAATAA
- a CDS encoding SRPBCC family protein — protein MQRITVKKTFAAPIGQVFALCSQHANYNIAFAPVQVVRTRIGEDPQQPDGVGSIRRLGYGFLKPLQEQITVFEQDQLIQYRIIKNPLIQHHLGSIAFVAIDDTQTEVTYQIELQMTLPFGTKLVLAQLCRAIKLGLSRLAKSV, from the coding sequence ATGCAACGCATAACCGTCAAAAAAACTTTCGCTGCGCCTATTGGACAGGTTTTTGCCTTATGCTCACAACATGCCAATTATAATATTGCCTTTGCGCCTGTACAGGTTGTACGCACGCGTATAGGAGAAGATCCACAACAGCCTGATGGCGTTGGGTCTATTCGCCGTTTAGGCTATGGTTTTTTGAAGCCACTGCAAGAACAAATTACCGTATTTGAACAAGATCAACTCATTCAATATCGCATCATTAAAAATCCGCTTATTCAACACCATTTGGGCAGTATTGCTTTTGTGGCAATAGATGACACCCAGACTGAAGTGACCTATCAAATTGAACTGCAAATGACTCTACCGTTTGGCACAAAATTAGTGCTTGCACAACTGTGCCGAGCGATTAAACTAGGGCTTTCAAGATTAGCAAAGTCGGTTTAA
- a CDS encoding integration host factor subunit beta: protein MTTGALNKSDLIERIAIKNPHLPEPLVEEAVKIMVDQMIAALSVDNRIEIRGFGSFALHHRDPRVGRNPKTGKSVEVSAKAVPHFKPGKALRDAVNESLNK, encoded by the coding sequence ATGACTACTGGAGCATTAAATAAGTCTGACTTAATAGAGAGAATCGCAATAAAAAATCCACATTTACCAGAGCCTTTAGTTGAGGAAGCTGTTAAAATTATGGTTGATCAAATGATCGCAGCATTATCAGTTGATAACCGTATTGAAATCCGTGGATTTGGTAGTTTTGCATTGCATCATCGTGATCCTCGAGTCGGACGTAATCCTAAAACCGGAAAATCTGTAGAAGTGTCTGCTAAAGCAGTACCTCATTTCAAACCAGGTAAAGCCTTACGCGATGCGGTGAATGAATCTTTGAATAAATAA
- the rpsA gene encoding 30S ribosomal protein S1, which yields MTESFAALFEESELNLNVEKGAVIQGVVVSIDSDWVTVDTGLKSEGVVARSEFLNEQRELEVQVGDTVDVVVEALDNGMGQTVLSREKAKRAETWTKLEKIFEDGEIVTGVISGKVKGGFTVDIGPVRAFLPGSLVDTRPIRDTTHLEGKELEFKVIKLDAKRNNVVVSRRAVMEAESSADREALLAQLEEGQTVTGTIKNLTDYGAFVDLGGIDGLLHITDMAWKRIKHPSEVVEVGQEVTVKVLKFDKERNRVSLGLKQLGEDPWLAIMNRYPKGSIVKARVTNLTDYGCFAEIAEGVEGLVHVSEMDHTNKNIHPSKVVQIGDEVDVMVLEVDEERRRISLGIKQTRANPWEEFAKEHEKGEKVSGTIKSITDFGIFIGLPGGIDGLVHLSDISWNEAGEEAIRRYKKGDTVEAVILSVDAEGNRISLGIKQLNSDPFNDFLAANERGALVKGTVTAVDARGATVKLADEVEAQLKASEINRDRVEDATKFLEVGQEVEAKIINVDRKSRSINLSIKAKDEAEEKEAVASLRQNTAAQDNGPKTIGDLIKAQMNN from the coding sequence ATGACCGAATCTTTTGCAGCCCTCTTTGAAGAAAGTGAATTAAACCTCAACGTTGAAAAGGGTGCAGTCATCCAAGGTGTTGTTGTTAGCATCGATTCTGACTGGGTAACTGTAGATACAGGCCTTAAATCTGAAGGTGTTGTAGCTCGTTCTGAATTTTTAAATGAACAACGTGAACTTGAAGTTCAAGTTGGCGACACTGTAGACGTTGTTGTTGAAGCACTTGACAATGGTATGGGTCAAACTGTTTTATCACGTGAAAAAGCGAAACGTGCTGAAACATGGACTAAACTTGAAAAAATCTTTGAAGATGGTGAAATCGTTACTGGTGTTATCTCTGGTAAAGTTAAAGGCGGTTTCACTGTTGACATCGGTCCAGTTCGTGCATTCTTACCAGGTTCATTGGTAGATACTCGTCCTATTCGTGATACGACTCATCTTGAAGGTAAAGAGCTCGAGTTTAAAGTAATTAAACTTGACGCTAAACGTAATAACGTAGTTGTTTCTCGTCGTGCTGTTATGGAAGCTGAATCTTCAGCTGACCGTGAAGCATTGCTTGCTCAACTCGAAGAAGGTCAAACTGTTACTGGTACAATCAAGAACCTTACAGACTACGGCGCGTTCGTTGATCTTGGTGGTATCGATGGTTTACTTCACATCACAGATATGGCTTGGAAACGTATCAAGCATCCATCTGAAGTGGTTGAAGTTGGTCAAGAAGTTACAGTTAAAGTTCTTAAATTTGACAAAGAGCGTAACCGTGTTTCTCTAGGTCTTAAACAACTTGGCGAAGATCCATGGTTAGCGATCATGAACCGTTATCCTAAAGGTTCTATCGTTAAAGCACGTGTTACCAACTTAACTGACTACGGTTGCTTTGCAGAAATTGCTGAAGGCGTAGAAGGTTTGGTACACGTTTCTGAAATGGACCACACCAACAAAAACATCCACCCATCTAAAGTTGTTCAGATCGGTGATGAAGTTGATGTAATGGTACTTGAAGTTGATGAAGAACGTCGTCGTATTTCTCTTGGTATCAAACAAACTCGTGCTAACCCATGGGAAGAGTTTGCTAAAGAGCATGAAAAAGGCGAAAAAGTATCTGGTACAATCAAATCAATCACTGATTTCGGTATCTTCATCGGTTTACCAGGTGGTATCGATGGTCTTGTTCACCTTTCTGACATTTCTTGGAATGAAGCAGGCGAAGAAGCAATCCGTCGCTACAAAAAAGGTGATACAGTTGAAGCCGTTATCCTTTCTGTTGATGCAGAAGGTAACCGTATCAGCTTGGGTATCAAACAATTAAACAGCGATCCATTCAACGATTTCTTAGCTGCAAATGAACGTGGTGCTTTGGTTAAAGGTACGGTTACTGCAGTTGATGCGCGTGGTGCAACTGTTAAATTGGCTGACGAAGTAGAAGCGCAATTGAAAGCATCTGAAATCAACCGCGATCGCGTTGAAGATGCAACTAAATTCTTAGAAGTTGGTCAAGAAGTTGAAGCGAAAATCATCAACGTTGATCGTAAATCTCGCTCTATCAACTTGTCGATCAAAGCGAAAGATGAAGCTGAAGAGAAAGAAGCTGTTGCAAGCTTGCGTCAAAACACTGCAGCACAAGACAATGGTCCTAAAACCATTGGTGATTTGATCAAAGCTCAAATGAACAACTAA
- the cmk gene encoding (d)CMP kinase yields the protein MTVTIITIDGPSGSGKGTLAAKLAQHYQFHLLDSGALYRLLGLALSQQNLLDDLDDLHRLQQSASIAQNLNICFLSDDATTKTRVLLNDIEVTEQIRTEQVGEYASRVAAIPVLREALYKRQRDFAQAPGLIADGRDMATTIFPEAQVKIFLTASAQSRAERRVKQLRDMGMDVNICTILANIQARDERDTQRSVAPLKAAEDAYVIDSSNLGIEAVFQQMVQYIDRHIAK from the coding sequence ATGACTGTTACTATTATCACTATCGATGGGCCAAGTGGTTCTGGAAAAGGAACTTTGGCCGCCAAATTGGCACAGCATTACCAATTTCATTTGCTGGATTCTGGGGCGCTATACCGTTTACTGGGTTTAGCTTTGTCACAACAAAATTTATTAGATGACTTAGATGATTTACATCGCTTGCAGCAGTCTGCCAGCATTGCACAAAATCTAAATATTTGTTTTTTAAGTGATGATGCCACAACCAAGACACGCGTTTTACTCAATGATATCGAGGTAACAGAGCAGATTCGTACTGAGCAAGTGGGTGAATATGCCTCGCGTGTAGCGGCGATTCCTGTGTTACGTGAGGCGCTCTATAAACGTCAACGTGATTTTGCTCAAGCGCCGGGGTTGATTGCAGATGGTCGCGATATGGCAACCACGATTTTCCCAGAAGCACAGGTCAAAATATTTTTAACCGCATCCGCACAATCACGTGCTGAGCGGCGGGTAAAACAGTTGCGGGACATGGGTATGGATGTTAATATATGTACCATTTTAGCAAACATACAGGCGCGGGATGAACGCGATACACAGCGAAGTGTTGCGCCTCTGAAAGCTGCTGAGGATGCCTATGTGATTGATAGTTCAAACTTAGGCATTGAGGCAGTCTTTCAACAGATGGTCCAGTATATAGACCGTCATATTGCAAAATAA